From the Salinimicrobium tongyeongense genome, one window contains:
- a CDS encoding substrate-binding domain-containing protein → MRNIQVGGVPEHFNLPWHLCIDDGTFNNNGLNLSWRDFPDGTGAMCKALRNKEIDAAVILTEGIIKDILNGNEAIIVQEYIASPLIWGIHVAAESKLESVEDLKDQKVAISRYGSGSHLMAYVNARNMGWDTSKLEFEVVGDINGAVKALQEERAGYFMWEHFTTKPLVDEGVFRRVGDCPTPWSCFVIAVRKDFFETDQAGILTMLKTLNQVTKKFKEIPKVELALAKKYNQKAEDIEQWLKLTTWSQKQISVLEIQKVQEQLLELNLIPETKDSYYFLPQ, encoded by the coding sequence ATGAGAAACATTCAAGTTGGCGGAGTCCCAGAACATTTCAACCTGCCATGGCACCTTTGTATTGATGACGGAACCTTCAACAACAATGGTCTGAACCTTAGCTGGCGCGATTTTCCCGACGGCACAGGGGCCATGTGCAAAGCCTTAAGAAATAAAGAGATTGATGCTGCCGTTATTCTTACTGAAGGCATTATCAAAGACATCTTAAACGGAAATGAGGCAATTATTGTGCAGGAATATATCGCTTCTCCTTTAATCTGGGGAATACATGTGGCTGCTGAATCAAAGCTTGAGTCGGTTGAAGACCTGAAGGATCAAAAAGTGGCCATTAGCCGGTATGGTTCGGGTTCTCACCTCATGGCTTACGTAAATGCCCGAAATATGGGCTGGGACACCTCAAAACTCGAATTTGAAGTAGTGGGCGACATCAACGGGGCTGTGAAAGCTTTACAGGAGGAAAGAGCCGGTTATTTTATGTGGGAGCATTTTACCACGAAACCTCTCGTAGACGAAGGAGTATTTAGAAGAGTTGGAGATTGCCCCACCCCCTGGTCCTGCTTTGTAATTGCCGTAAGAAAAGACTTTTTTGAGACAGACCAGGCAGGAATCCTCACCATGCTCAAAACTCTGAACCAGGTCACTAAAAAATTTAAGGAAATCCCTAAAGTTGAGCTCGCACTAGCTAAAAAATACAATCAAAAAGCAGAGGATATTGAGCAATGGCTTAAGCTCACGACCTGGAGCCAAAAACAAATCTCTGTGCTTGAGATCCAGAAGGTACAGGAACAACTCCTGGAACTAAACCTTATCCCGGAGACCAAAGACAGCTACTATTTTTTACCCCAATAA
- a CDS encoding isopenicillin N synthase family dioxygenase — protein sequence MNNIPSVDLADFLSDNPQRKQKFVNEIGKAYEEIGFVALKNHFLSDNLVDELYKEVKNFFALPLETKQKYEIEGLAGQRGYISFGKEHAKGKKEGDLKEFWHFGQEPSKDANLTEKYPENVQVEELPDFNHTGMEAYRMLEKTGIYVLRALALYIGLDEFYFDHWASNGNSILRPIHYPPITEEPKGAVRAGAHGDINLITLLMGASTGGLQVLRKDGEWIDAIPQEDELVINVGDMLERHTNNKLRSTIHRVVNPPKEQWSTPRYSIPFFMHPRSEMPLNCLEECIDDEHPKAYPDITAGEFLHQRLVEIGLKK from the coding sequence ATGAACAATATACCCAGTGTTGACCTGGCCGACTTCCTGTCTGACAACCCGCAGAGAAAGCAGAAATTTGTAAATGAGATTGGTAAGGCTTATGAAGAAATAGGTTTTGTTGCCTTAAAAAACCACTTTTTGAGCGACAACCTGGTAGATGAGCTTTACAAGGAAGTGAAGAATTTCTTTGCCCTTCCGCTTGAAACCAAACAGAAGTATGAAATTGAGGGTCTTGCAGGGCAACGCGGATACATTTCCTTCGGAAAAGAGCACGCCAAAGGTAAGAAAGAGGGAGATCTTAAAGAGTTCTGGCATTTTGGACAGGAACCTTCAAAAGATGCAAATCTCACCGAAAAATATCCTGAAAACGTGCAGGTAGAAGAGCTGCCCGATTTTAACCACACCGGAATGGAAGCCTACAGAATGCTGGAAAAAACCGGAATTTACGTGCTACGCGCGCTGGCACTATACATTGGTCTTGACGAGTTTTACTTTGACCACTGGGCCAGCAACGGGAACAGCATTTTAAGGCCCATACACTACCCTCCTATTACCGAAGAGCCTAAAGGCGCGGTAAGGGCCGGGGCTCATGGAGATATCAACCTTATCACACTGCTCATGGGTGCATCTACGGGAGGCCTACAGGTATTGAGAAAAGACGGGGAATGGATAGACGCAATTCCGCAGGAAGATGAGCTGGTCATTAACGTGGGGGATATGCTGGAGAGACACACCAATAACAAACTGAGAAGTACGATACACCGGGTGGTGAATCCTCCAAAAGAGCAATGGAGCACCCCTCGCTACTCCATTCCATTCTTTATGCACCCGCGTAGTGAAATGCCACTAAATTGTCTTGAAGAATGTATTGATGATGAACACCCAAAAGCTTACCCTGATATTACTGCCGGTGAATTCCTTCATCAAAGACTGGTGGAAATAGGACTCAAAAAATAG
- a CDS encoding DUF1328 family protein has protein sequence MIRLIVIFLIIAIIAAIFGFGGIAEGAADIAQIIFYIFLVLLVIALISRLFRR, from the coding sequence ATGATACGATTAATCGTTATCTTTTTAATCATTGCAATTATTGCCGCCATCTTTGGGTTCGGAGGAATTGCTGAAGGAGCTGCCGATATTGCGCAGATCATCTTTTACATTTTCCTTGTGTTACTCGTGATCGCATTGATAAGTAGGCTTTTCAGAAGATAA
- a CDS encoding DUF1835 domain-containing protein: MEEKKILHITNGDDLSEQITNLKLPGDVITWREMLCEGPASMDVGDEEFVLRRRTFLLEKYNISEEQYQEEFLSELAKLAAINNYDEIVLWFEFDLFSHMNMLALISFMLQNKKDGPFSLVCSRKLKGEAEMTALSQLSDKNLKEHYNHRIPLEKADIQTAQLIWELYCSKNPKKLTSEIKKTTNFEYLSSSIRAHIERFPNVKTGLNTLEVNVLKLIEEHDIKSMHHLLGYALQYQGYYGYVDVQMQRILDKLSPFYETSEDKLKLNEDGIKALKGTKNYYQNLKDDEYYGGVKKYDFLYDPVSHNLLKL, translated from the coding sequence ATGGAGGAGAAGAAAATATTACATATTACCAACGGGGACGACCTTTCTGAGCAAATCACAAATCTGAAACTCCCGGGAGATGTGATCACCTGGAGGGAAATGCTGTGCGAAGGCCCTGCCTCTATGGATGTGGGAGACGAGGAATTTGTGCTGCGCCGAAGGACTTTCCTTTTAGAAAAATACAATATTTCTGAAGAGCAGTACCAGGAAGAGTTTTTGAGCGAACTGGCAAAACTGGCAGCTATTAACAACTATGACGAAATAGTGCTGTGGTTTGAGTTTGATCTTTTCTCACATATGAACATGCTCGCCCTCATCAGTTTTATGCTTCAGAATAAAAAAGACGGGCCTTTCTCTCTGGTGTGCAGCCGAAAGTTAAAAGGAGAAGCAGAAATGACCGCCCTCTCCCAGCTTTCAGACAAAAACCTGAAAGAACATTACAATCACCGAATTCCGCTTGAGAAAGCCGATATTCAAACCGCCCAGTTGATCTGGGAACTGTACTGCAGCAAAAATCCAAAAAAACTGACTTCAGAAATAAAGAAGACTACTAACTTCGAATATTTATCCAGTTCCATTAGGGCACATATTGAGCGTTTCCCCAATGTGAAAACCGGTTTGAATACTTTGGAGGTCAATGTTCTAAAGCTTATTGAAGAACACGATATTAAATCCATGCACCACCTTTTAGGTTATGCCCTTCAGTATCAGGGCTATTACGGCTACGTAGATGTGCAAATGCAGCGAATACTCGATAAACTAAGCCCTTTCTATGAAACTTCAGAAGATAAATTAAAACTGAACGAAGATGGCATCAAAGCACTTAAGGGCACCAAAAATTATTACCAGAACTTAAAAGATGATGAATATTACGGCGGCGTAAAAAAGTACGACTTCCTCTACGACCCCGTTTCTCACAATCTACTAAAATTATAA
- the ppk1 gene encoding polyphosphate kinase 1 — protein sequence MLKPEEKIKRHRDLNWLSFNERVLQEAQDKTTPLYERLKFLAIFSMNLDEYFRVRVSQLRQMKRVEKSIRKKLALKPNKTVKQILKEVREQQDKFGRIYREEIIPELETEGIYLVHREDYNEQQEEFARRYFKKVQKCINATTINSFGGEELFLENNGLYFMVCFKDKAEFGIVNIPTDECERFITFSSETEEYKISFLDDIVKVNVPKLFPEKEISGIYEIKLSRDAELYIDDEVDGLLAEKIYESLQQRTDGQPTRLLYDSNMPAEDQKILRKRLNLGKIDMMPGGRYHNFSDYFSFPDPTNNAALHYEKWTTVKHSVLEKAENYFEVIAKKDQSVHFPYMSFEYVERFIQQAAHDPQVKEIKISIYRIADESVVTSALLSALKNGKKLTVFIEAKARFDEKNNIDWGRKFEEEGARVIYSYPKIKVHSKILLVSREENGTLKDYAYIGTGNFNSKTSKIYCDHAIFTAHEKLTSELSRVFLVLEGELIIPRAKRLLISPFSTRKSFADMINREIENARLGKKAGIKAKMNSLEDKEIIDLLYDASEAGVNIRLLVRGFTCLVPGIENLSSNIYMTSIVDRFLEHGRIYIFENDGNEKLYFGSADWMTRNLDRRIEVIAPIYDKDIAQEFKDILEIQFQDNVKARIQDSEEKNNFVGASPGEKKIRSQYEIYKYLKEKHAP from the coding sequence ATGTTAAAGCCTGAAGAGAAAATTAAAAGGCACCGTGATCTAAATTGGTTAAGTTTTAATGAGAGAGTGCTGCAGGAAGCACAGGATAAAACCACACCTCTTTATGAGCGGCTAAAATTCCTGGCCATTTTCTCGATGAACCTCGATGAGTATTTTCGGGTTCGGGTGTCCCAGCTTCGGCAAATGAAAAGGGTAGAAAAGAGCATCAGGAAAAAGCTTGCCTTAAAGCCGAATAAGACCGTAAAGCAGATCCTTAAGGAAGTTAGGGAACAGCAGGATAAATTCGGCAGGATATACCGCGAAGAAATTATCCCCGAACTGGAGACCGAAGGCATATACCTGGTGCATCGTGAAGATTACAACGAGCAGCAGGAAGAATTTGCACGCCGGTATTTTAAAAAGGTGCAGAAGTGCATTAATGCCACTACCATAAACTCTTTTGGCGGCGAAGAGCTTTTCCTGGAGAATAACGGCCTGTATTTCATGGTCTGTTTCAAAGATAAGGCTGAATTTGGGATTGTAAATATCCCTACAGACGAATGTGAAAGGTTCATCACTTTTTCTTCGGAAACAGAGGAGTATAAAATATCATTTTTGGATGATATTGTAAAAGTGAATGTGCCGAAGCTTTTTCCTGAAAAGGAAATTTCAGGAATTTACGAGATCAAGCTTTCCCGCGATGCCGAACTTTATATAGACGATGAAGTAGACGGGCTGCTGGCCGAGAAGATCTATGAATCCCTTCAACAGCGAACCGATGGGCAGCCCACCAGGTTGCTTTACGATTCCAACATGCCCGCCGAAGATCAAAAAATACTTCGGAAGCGCCTTAACCTGGGAAAAATTGACATGATGCCCGGGGGCAGGTACCACAACTTTAGTGACTATTTCTCTTTCCCGGATCCCACGAATAATGCGGCACTTCATTATGAAAAATGGACAACTGTAAAGCATTCGGTTTTGGAGAAAGCCGAAAATTATTTTGAGGTTATCGCCAAAAAAGACCAGTCGGTGCATTTTCCCTACATGTCTTTTGAATATGTAGAACGCTTTATACAACAAGCCGCACATGACCCACAGGTAAAGGAAATAAAAATTTCCATTTACAGGATTGCCGATGAATCGGTGGTGACTTCTGCCCTGCTCTCGGCACTCAAAAATGGCAAAAAACTCACTGTTTTTATTGAAGCCAAGGCCAGGTTTGACGAGAAGAACAATATTGACTGGGGCCGAAAATTTGAAGAGGAAGGTGCAAGAGTGATCTACAGTTATCCAAAGATCAAGGTACATTCCAAGATCCTGCTGGTAAGCCGGGAAGAAAATGGCACACTAAAAGACTATGCATATATTGGCACCGGGAATTTTAACAGCAAAACTTCCAAAATATACTGTGACCACGCCATTTTCACGGCCCATGAGAAGCTAACGAGTGAACTTTCGCGGGTTTTCCTGGTGCTTGAAGGCGAATTGATCATACCACGGGCAAAACGTTTGCTTATTTCGCCATTTTCGACAAGAAAATCTTTTGCCGACATGATCAACAGGGAAATCGAGAATGCCAGGCTGGGCAAAAAAGCAGGAATTAAGGCTAAGATGAACAGCCTCGAAGATAAGGAGATCATAGACCTGTTGTACGATGCCAGTGAGGCGGGAGTGAACATCAGGTTGCTGGTGAGGGGCTTTACCTGCCTTGTGCCGGGCATTGAAAACCTTAGCAGCAACATCTACATGACCAGCATTGTAGATCGCTTCCTGGAACACGGCCGAATTTACATCTTTGAAAATGACGGAAATGAAAAGCTCTACTTTGGAAGTGCCGACTGGATGACGCGAAACCTTGACCGCAGGATAGAAGTGATCGCCCCTATTTATGATAAGGATATAGCGCAGGAATTCAAAGACATCCTTGAAATTCAGTTTCAAGACAACGTAAAAGCCAGGATACAGGATTCCGAAGAAAAGAATAATTTTGTAGGCGCGAGTCCGGGTGAGAAAAAGATCAGGTCACAATACGAAATATACAAGTACCTAAAAGAAAAACATGCCCCATGA
- a CDS encoding nucleoside phosphorylase: MNHLAASELILNKDNSIYHLNLKPEHLAETVLLVGDQNRVDKITKYFDEVEVAVKKREFHTQTGIYKGKRISVVSTGIGTDNIDIVLNELDALANIDFESREMKAEQTSLNIIRIGTSGSIQKDIPVDSIVVSEMAVGFDNLLHFYQSDDVQLQDFNEALEDHLGTYEKNSKPYVVAANPSLVKQFMTGQVFAGFTGSNAGFYAPQGRVLRLALRDDNMKDKLASFSFKGKKITNLEMETSAIFGLSAMLGHKALSLNAIIANRATGNFTKDGAKAVDNTIRYALERLVSA; encoded by the coding sequence ATGAACCATTTAGCAGCCTCAGAACTAATTCTGAACAAAGACAACAGCATATACCACCTCAATTTAAAACCCGAACACTTAGCCGAAACCGTTCTTCTGGTAGGCGACCAAAACCGCGTAGATAAGATCACAAAATACTTTGATGAAGTTGAAGTAGCCGTTAAAAAAAGAGAATTCCACACTCAAACCGGAATTTACAAAGGCAAAAGAATCTCTGTGGTTTCAACAGGAATAGGCACAGATAATATCGATATTGTACTCAACGAACTAGACGCCCTGGCAAATATCGACTTTGAGAGCCGGGAGATGAAAGCTGAACAAACCAGCCTCAATATTATTCGTATTGGAACTTCGGGCTCTATTCAAAAAGATATTCCGGTAGATTCTATTGTGGTAAGTGAAATGGCAGTTGGTTTTGACAACCTTCTCCACTTCTACCAAAGCGATGACGTACAGCTCCAGGATTTTAACGAGGCTCTGGAAGATCACCTTGGCACTTACGAGAAAAACAGCAAGCCTTATGTTGTGGCGGCAAATCCTTCCCTCGTAAAGCAGTTTATGACCGGGCAGGTGTTTGCAGGATTTACAGGTTCAAACGCCGGGTTTTATGCGCCCCAGGGCCGTGTGCTTAGACTGGCTTTGAGAGATGACAATATGAAAGACAAACTGGCCAGCTTTAGCTTTAAAGGCAAAAAGATCACCAATCTTGAGATGGAAACTTCTGCCATTTTCGGGCTTTCGGCCATGCTGGGCCACAAAGCTTTATCGCTTAATGCCATTATCGCAAACCGCGCTACGGGCAACTTTACCAAAGACGGTGCAAAAGCCGTAGACAACACAATTCGCTATGCCCTGGAAAGGTTGGTTTCAGCCTAA
- a CDS encoding OmpA family protein, with product MKMRQNRLFAFLFAALVMLVGCDATRNANNKQKGTVIGATGGAVLGGVVGNNVGDGNTALGAIIGGVVGGAAGAYIGNRMDKQAQEIEQEIPGAEVERVGEGINVTFDETSGVYFATDQYAIEGQSREALQKLANILQEYPNTNILVEGHTDSTGSDAYNLTLSKNRAQAVTNFLTSQGISGGRIDTKWYGESQPKYDNSTVEGRSKNRRVELAIVANEELKEEARRQAGN from the coding sequence ATGAAAATGAGACAAAACAGATTATTTGCTTTTTTATTTGCAGCCCTTGTAATGTTAGTTGGCTGTGATGCTACAAGAAATGCCAATAATAAACAAAAAGGAACCGTTATAGGTGCCACAGGTGGTGCCGTGCTTGGCGGGGTTGTGGGTAATAATGTAGGAGACGGAAATACCGCTCTTGGCGCCATTATAGGTGGTGTTGTAGGTGGTGCCGCCGGGGCCTATATTGGTAACCGAATGGACAAACAGGCCCAGGAGATTGAACAGGAAATCCCCGGGGCCGAAGTAGAAAGAGTGGGTGAAGGTATTAACGTGACCTTTGATGAGACCAGCGGGGTGTATTTCGCGACAGACCAGTATGCCATTGAAGGGCAGTCTCGTGAAGCACTTCAAAAATTAGCCAATATTTTGCAGGAATATCCCAATACTAATATTCTGGTTGAAGGCCATACAGACAGTACCGGTAGCGATGCCTATAACCTTACGCTCTCTAAGAACAGGGCGCAGGCTGTAACCAACTTCCTTACCAGCCAGGGAATTTCCGGCGGAAGGATCGACACCAAATGGTATGGCGAATCCCAGCCAAAGTATGACAATTCTACTGTAGAAGGGCGTTCCAAGAACCGCAGGGTAGAGCTTGCAATTGTTGCCAACGAAGAACTAAAAGAAGAAGCAAGAAGACAGGCCGGAAATTAA
- a CDS encoding lipocalin family protein yields the protein MKKIVFLILSVAFLVSCGSGKVANEARATMNGDWQLTSITYPGNSQNVQVSLLNDIPARCLEGSTWNFISNNNTGSYVVSGLNCPSETEFFIWSIDGSNAAMGNYDLMFKPTNSDHKSVTGNTGYRINLTHLSGSQMTWEQTVSFEGKPFTIKMNFNK from the coding sequence ATGAAAAAGATTGTTTTTTTAATTTTAAGTGTGGCTTTTCTTGTCTCCTGCGGTTCCGGCAAGGTGGCAAATGAGGCCAGGGCAACCATGAATGGCGACTGGCAGTTAACCAGTATCACTTATCCCGGAAACAGCCAAAATGTTCAGGTGTCCCTTTTAAATGATATTCCTGCCCGTTGTCTTGAAGGCAGTACCTGGAACTTTATTTCTAATAACAACACAGGTTCTTATGTGGTTTCAGGGCTTAATTGCCCATCAGAAACCGAATTCTTTATCTGGTCAATCGACGGGTCTAACGCCGCAATGGGTAACTATGACCTCATGTTCAAACCTACCAATTCCGATCATAAATCGGTTACCGGTAATACGGGGTACAGGATCAACCTTACTCATCTCTCGGGCAGTCAAATGACCTGGGAGCAAACAGTGAGCTTTGAAGGTAAACCATTTACAATTAAAATGAACTTTAATAAATAA
- a CDS encoding alpha-ketoacid dehydrogenase subunit alpha/beta: protein MKIKETSIQPLIEFDRTGFKDEQLLHLYRELLKPRLIEEKMLVLLRQGKISKWFSGIGQEAISIGVTLSLEKDEYILPMHRNLGVFTAREIPLYRLFSQWQGKASGFTKGRDRSFHFGTQQFKIVGMISHLGPQLGVADGIALAHRLQKEQKITAVFTGEGGTSEGDFHEALNIASVWQLPVMFCVENNGYGLSTPTSQQYNCEHLAHRAAGYGMESHIIDGNNILKVYGKVSELAESMRQNPRPVLLEFKTFRMRGHEEASGTKYVPNELMEQWAVKDPVDNFREFLISQKIISEDLDIQFKSEIKQEIDEDLKKANSEAAVDFSETEELNDVYQNFDYESFSHSEETEELRFIDAVSQGLRQSMQRHGNLVLMGQDIAEYGGVFKITENFVEEFGTERVRNTPICESGIVETAMGLSIKGMKAMVEMQFADFVSSGFNPIVNYLAKVHYRWNQNADVVIRMPCGAGVGAGPFHSQTNEAWFTKTPGLKVVYPAFPYDAKGLLNTAFNDPNPVLFFEHKALYRSIRQEVPKDYYTLPFGKAALLREGKDITVISFGAAVHWALETLENHPEINADLLDLRSLQPLDTEAIFSSVKKTGKVIILQEDSVFGGIGSDIAAMIAENCFEALDAPVMRVGSLETPIPFSKALEEGYLPKKRFEEKILELLKY, encoded by the coding sequence ATGAAAATTAAAGAAACTTCAATTCAACCTCTTATAGAATTTGACAGGACAGGTTTTAAAGATGAGCAACTTCTTCACCTTTACAGGGAATTGCTTAAACCCAGGCTTATTGAAGAGAAAATGCTGGTGCTGTTGCGCCAGGGAAAAATATCGAAGTGGTTTAGCGGAATAGGGCAGGAGGCCATTTCTATTGGCGTCACGCTTTCTCTGGAAAAAGATGAATACATCCTGCCAATGCATCGCAATCTTGGCGTCTTTACAGCCAGGGAAATCCCGCTGTACAGGCTTTTTAGCCAGTGGCAGGGAAAAGCATCTGGCTTTACCAAAGGCCGTGATCGCAGCTTTCACTTTGGTACGCAGCAGTTTAAAATCGTGGGGATGATCTCTCATCTGGGGCCACAACTTGGTGTTGCCGATGGTATCGCCCTTGCGCACAGGCTTCAAAAAGAGCAAAAAATCACTGCGGTTTTTACAGGGGAAGGCGGCACAAGTGAAGGTGATTTTCACGAAGCCCTCAACATTGCCTCTGTATGGCAGCTGCCCGTGATGTTTTGCGTGGAAAATAACGGCTACGGACTCTCAACGCCAACTTCGCAACAGTACAACTGTGAACATCTAGCCCATCGTGCTGCCGGTTATGGAATGGAATCTCATATTATTGATGGGAATAACATTTTAAAGGTCTACGGAAAGGTATCAGAACTAGCCGAAAGTATGAGGCAAAATCCGCGCCCGGTCTTACTGGAGTTCAAGACCTTCAGGATGCGGGGTCACGAGGAAGCCAGCGGCACAAAATATGTGCCCAATGAGCTGATGGAGCAGTGGGCAGTAAAAGATCCCGTAGATAACTTCAGGGAATTCCTCATTTCTCAAAAGATTATTTCTGAAGATCTTGACATTCAGTTTAAATCCGAAATCAAGCAGGAGATCGATGAAGATCTCAAAAAGGCAAATTCTGAAGCTGCTGTTGATTTCAGTGAAACTGAAGAATTAAATGATGTGTATCAAAACTTTGATTATGAGTCATTTAGTCATTCCGAAGAAACTGAAGAGCTCAGGTTCATAGATGCTGTGTCCCAGGGGTTAAGGCAGTCTATGCAACGGCATGGCAACCTGGTTCTCATGGGGCAGGATATTGCCGAATATGGCGGCGTTTTCAAGATTACCGAAAATTTTGTGGAGGAGTTTGGAACCGAACGGGTGCGCAATACTCCCATTTGTGAATCGGGGATCGTAGAAACCGCGATGGGTCTTTCAATTAAAGGAATGAAAGCTATGGTAGAGATGCAGTTTGCCGATTTTGTGAGTTCGGGCTTCAATCCCATAGTGAATTACCTTGCCAAGGTGCATTATCGCTGGAACCAGAATGCCGATGTGGTGATTAGGATGCCTTGCGGGGCGGGTGTGGGCGCAGGCCCGTTTCACAGCCAGACCAACGAGGCCTGGTTTACAAAGACTCCGGGTTTAAAAGTGGTTTATCCGGCTTTTCCTTATGATGCCAAGGGCTTGTTGAACACGGCTTTTAACGATCCAAACCCGGTACTTTTCTTTGAACACAAGGCCCTTTATCGCAGCATAAGGCAGGAGGTACCCAAAGACTATTACACTTTGCCCTTCGGAAAAGCTGCTTTGCTGCGAGAAGGTAAAGATATCACTGTAATAAGTTTTGGGGCCGCAGTGCACTGGGCGCTGGAGACCCTTGAGAACCACCCGGAGATCAATGCCGATCTACTTGACCTAAGGAGCCTGCAGCCGCTGGATACTGAAGCCATATTTTCGTCGGTAAAGAAAACAGGGAAAGTAATTATCCTGCAGGAAGACAGCGTCTTTGGCGGAATTGGCTCTGATATTGCTGCCATGATAGCCGAAAATTGCTTTGAAGCTCTCGATGCTCCGGTGATGCGGGTGGGCAGTCTTGAAACGCCCATTCCTTTTTCTAAAGCCCTTGAAGAAGGTTACCTTCCAAAAAAGCGGTTTGAAGAGAAGATCCTGGAATTATTGAAGTATTAA
- a CDS encoding translation initiation factor — protein MAKKKMGLEDLGGFVFSTDKNFDPESLNETEQEESPEPKDQLLEAHYSSKGRAGKKVTVVKGFIGTQEDLNALGKDLKKKCGVGGSVKDGEIIIQGDVRDKVMSYLRELGYKVKRIGG, from the coding sequence ATGGCTAAGAAAAAGATGGGGCTTGAAGACCTGGGAGGATTTGTTTTCTCTACAGATAAAAATTTTGATCCCGAAAGCCTCAATGAAACAGAACAGGAAGAAAGCCCTGAACCCAAAGACCAGCTTTTAGAAGCCCATTACAGCTCTAAAGGCCGGGCAGGTAAGAAAGTTACCGTGGTAAAAGGTTTTATTGGCACACAAGAAGATCTCAATGCCCTTGGAAAAGACCTCAAAAAAAAATGCGGCGTTGGCGGCTCTGTTAAAGATGGCGAAATTATAATTCAGGGAGATGTGAGAGATAAAGTAATGTCTTACCTTAGAGAGCTTGGATACAAAGTAAAGCGCATTGGCGGCTAA
- a CDS encoding uracil-DNA glycosylase, which translates to MTFDLTPDWKKKLNPELEKPYFKDLLKFVSAEYEANHCFPHPDNIFKAFELSSFEGTKVVIIGQDPYHGYGQAHGLCFSVQPETKIPPSLVNIFREIKEDLGTPLPKHGNLQHWARQGVLMLNATLTVRAGQAGSHQGKGWEKFTDAVISTLSQERENLVFLLWGGPAQKKGRKIDSKKHLVLTSGHPSPLAANRGYWFGNKHFSKTNEFLMSIGKEPIAW; encoded by the coding sequence ATGACCTTTGACCTCACTCCAGATTGGAAAAAAAAGTTAAATCCCGAGCTTGAAAAACCTTATTTTAAGGATCTTCTAAAATTTGTGTCTGCCGAATATGAGGCGAACCACTGTTTTCCTCATCCCGATAACATATTCAAGGCCTTTGAACTTTCTTCTTTTGAAGGTACTAAAGTGGTAATTATAGGTCAGGATCCATATCACGGTTACGGGCAGGCACACGGATTGTGCTTCTCTGTTCAACCCGAAACCAAAATTCCTCCTTCGCTGGTAAATATTTTCAGGGAAATTAAGGAAGACCTCGGCACGCCTTTACCTAAACATGGAAATTTACAACACTGGGCCCGGCAAGGCGTGCTAATGCTGAATGCCACCCTTACGGTTCGCGCGGGCCAGGCAGGGTCACACCAGGGAAAAGGCTGGGAGAAATTTACTGATGCCGTGATCTCCACTTTGTCACAAGAACGGGAAAACCTGGTATTTCTACTTTGGGGCGGCCCGGCACAAAAGAAAGGCCGCAAAATCGATTCCAAAAAACATTTAGTGCTTACCAGCGGGCATCCGTCTCCGTTAGCGGCCAACAGGGGTTACTGGTTTGGGAACAAACACTTCAGTAAAACCAACGAGTTTCTAATGTCTATAGGCAAAGAGCCCATAGCCTGGTAG